A DNA window from Xyrauchen texanus isolate HMW12.3.18 chromosome 6, RBS_HiC_50CHRs, whole genome shotgun sequence contains the following coding sequences:
- the ccl20a.3 gene encoding C-C motif chemokine 20a.3, which translates to MAQISTTTIILIITALSVICTDASALSCCRKYSKAVIRYMAVIKGYSIQTIKGKCNINAVIFHTNGGRNICTDPSKIWVMDNIRKLRDKVQAIRKKHSKV; encoded by the exons atgGCTCAAATCTCAACTACCACGATCATCCTGATTATTACAGCTCTCAGTGTAATCTGTACGGATGCCTCAGCTCTGT CATGTTGCAGAAAGTACAGTAAAGCAGTAATACGTTATATGGCAGTTATCAAAGGGTATTCCATTCAGACCATAAAAGGAAAATGTAACATCAACGCTGTAAT ATTCCACACAAATGGAGGCCGGAATATTTGCACAGACCCCTCAAAAATCTGGGTAATGGACAACATCCGTAAACTGAG gGATAAAGTGCAAGCAATCAGGAAAAAGCATTCAAAAGTATAA
- the ccl20a.4 gene encoding monocyte chemotactic protein 1B: protein MMSKLVLASSTLLLLLCIWVTLSQSSPVRCCTRYSSHQFPLLRLKDFTLQDTTMICNIEAVIFTTVKNKQICANPEDQWVKKAISHIQNTRKSA, encoded by the exons ATGATGAGCAAACTCGTCCTGGCGTCATCCACGTTGCTGTTGTTGCTGTGCATCTGGGTCACCTTGAGTCAAAGCA GTCCGGTGAGATGCTGTACCAGATATTCATCACACCAGTTTCCTCTCCTCCGACTGAAAGACTTCACTCTGCAGGACACCACCATGATCTGCAACATTGAGGCTGTCAt TTTTACTACAGTGAAGAACAAACAGATCTGCGCTAACCCTGAAGACCAGTGGGTGAAGAAAGCCATCTCACATATCCA gAACACAAGAAAGTCAGCATAA